One segment of Methanobrevibacter sp. DNA contains the following:
- a CDS encoding orc1/cdc6 family replication initiation protein, which produces MSDNIFEGLDEYLPMDDKIFKDKKPLDHRFLPDNLPHRKEQITAIARYWVEALKGTTPSNITIYGKTGTGKTAAAKFAKEQLIDAAREKPVSIKVEYVRCTDFNTEYQVLTYLCQKLGRDVPSRGWTKGEIVNAFRDILKRNVYGRNLILIVILDEIDILLEKDGDGLLYTLTRTDNIAILSISNYLNFKQFIKPRVSSSLMDKEIVFPPYDAEQLADILQERSNLAFFEDTLEDSVIPLCSAMAAKEEGDARYALDLLESAGDIAIDKGSEKVLGEYVREAKDVIEYNKVKDVIVTLPTQQQRVLAAILKLTQDGEEITSGKLFESYKEISKGDAVTYRRIFDFVNELEMLGIISTNTVSKGRAKGRTNIINLQIDTDLLEENLYSVL; this is translated from the coding sequence ATGAGTGACAATATTTTCGAGGGACTTGACGAATATTTACCTATGGATGATAAGATTTTCAAGGATAAGAAACCTTTGGATCATCGTTTTTTACCTGATAATTTACCTCATAGGAAAGAACAGATTACAGCAATTGCCAGGTATTGGGTAGAGGCGTTGAAAGGCACCACCCCATCAAACATAACAATCTATGGAAAGACAGGAACCGGTAAGACAGCAGCTGCAAAGTTTGCTAAAGAGCAATTGATCGATGCGGCAAGGGAGAAGCCTGTTTCCATTAAGGTCGAATATGTTCGATGCACAGACTTCAATACGGAATATCAGGTGCTCACCTACTTATGCCAGAAGTTAGGAAGGGACGTGCCAAGCCGTGGATGGACCAAAGGTGAGATTGTAAATGCCTTTAGGGATATCCTGAAAAGAAACGTTTATGGCAGAAACCTCATTTTGATTGTCATTTTGGACGAGATTGACATTCTCCTTGAAAAGGATGGAGACGGATTGCTGTATACTCTTACAAGAACCGACAATATTGCCATCCTCTCAATCAGTAATTACCTCAATTTCAAGCAATTCATCAAGCCAAGGGTTTCAAGCAGCTTAATGGATAAGGAGATTGTTTTCCCACCTTACGATGCGGAACAGTTGGCTGATATCTTACAGGAAAGATCCAATCTTGCATTTTTCGAAGACACCCTTGAAGATAGCGTAATTCCATTGTGCTCAGCTATGGCTGCAAAAGAGGAAGGGGATGCAAGATATGCCCTTGACCTATTGGAAAGTGCAGGAGACATCGCTATTGACAAAGGTTCCGAAAAGGTTTTAGGGGAATATGTCCGTGAAGCTAAGGATGTCATTGAGTACAATAAGGTAAAGGATGTCATTGTCACTCTCCCTACACAACAGCAAAGGGTACTTGCAGCCATTCTAAAGTTGACCCAAGACGGAGAGGAGATCACTTCAGGCAAACTCTTCGAATCCTATAAGGAAATTTCAAAGGGAGATGCAGTAACCTATAGAAGAATCTTTGACTTTGTAAATGAGTTGGAGATGTTAGGTATCATTTCCACAAACACTGTATCAAAGGGAAGAGCTAAGGGAAGAACCAATATCATCAATCTTCAAATTGATACAGACTTGCTTGAAGAGAATTTGTACAGCGTACTCTGA
- a CDS encoding Zn-ribbon domain-containing OB-fold protein, with translation MSDTVRTWRHIQQRYNLVGSKCTTCGQVFFPQRVICPDCRRKGNIEDIQFSGKGKIFTYSVIRTPTSDFKKIAPYAVAIIELEEGAKVTAQIVDADVDDIQIGDPVEMVFRKIREDGPDGVISYGFKFKIVK, from the coding sequence ATGTCTGATACTGTAAGAACCTGGCGTCATATCCAACAAAGATATAACCTTGTTGGATCCAAATGTACCACTTGCGGTCAAGTGTTTTTCCCACAAAGGGTAATCTGTCCCGACTGCAGAAGAAAAGGAAACATTGAGGATATTCAATTTTCAGGAAAAGGAAAGATATTTACCTATTCCGTAATCAGAACACCAACTTCTGACTTCAAGAAAATAGCTCCTTACGCTGTAGCTATCATCGAACTTGAAGAAGGTGCAAAGGTTACCGCTCAAATCGTTGACGCTGACGTTGATGATATTCAAATCGGAGACCCCGTAGAAATGGTCTTTAGAAAAATCCGTGAAGATGGCCCTGATGGTGTTATTTCATATGGATTCAAGTTTAAAATTGTAAAATAA